One Fibrobacter sp. UWB10 DNA segment encodes these proteins:
- the gyrA gene encoding DNA gyrase subunit A — protein MSEELVPGSQIRSLIEKDMQDCYLRYSMSVIVARALPDARDGFKPVHRRVMYSMHKLGVVPNKPTVKSARIVGDVIGKYHPHGDSAVYETLVRMAQDFSLRYPLVFGQGNFGSIDGDGAAAMRYTEAKMNNMGALMLEDLEKDTVDMGPNFDESLEEPKVLPSALPNMLVNGTTGIAVGMATSMAPHNLREIANAIHAVAENPDISGEDLLQYVSGPDFPTGGVICGRAGIRDAYLTGHGRVRVRARTEIDVDSRGKPRIVVSEIPYMVNKAELCKKIAELVKDKRVDGITDIRDESSREGMRIVIEMRKDVVAEVVLNNLFKNTQLQTTFSIYNLALVNNLPKLLTLKELIQVYVDHRLDVITRSTQFDLNKAEARLHIIEGLRIATQNIDEVVQIIKSSPTTEAAKTALQDRFNLDEIQSQAIVDMRLAQLTGLNLEKLENEYNELVATVADLKDILEKRERRVKIMLDRLDAIVDKCGDDRRTSIEDAVDDYDYEDLIAEEEQVITLSREGYIKRLPIDTFKAQNRGGKGIIGATLKEEDNVEQIFTASTHSYLLVFTNKGRAYWTKVYRLPEGTRNGKGRPIINFIGLTEGEKVQAIVPVRKFGGYFCLVFATKKGVINKMDLTLFSRPRKAGVNAISLDEDDELVKVQLVGMSAEDFKASQAAEGEEADAEAETQAAEAAIAEESEDAEDIEGRPIPKDLLMLATKNGQAVTFPISCFRAMGRGTHGVKGITLAEGDEVISLLWLKAGNKIVTITENGYGKRSEPSTYRITRRGSKGVRNLNVTDKVGAAVFVESVADDYDLIITSREGQVIRIKAADIRLTGRNAQGVKAISLREGDVVQDATALPSVEDIEQDSAEAKETFDKVEGVEVDDDSVEKIEDKPEQQIGVPSSDEE, from the coding sequence ATGTCAGAAGAATTGGTACCAGGTTCGCAAATCAGGTCCTTGATTGAAAAGGACATGCAGGATTGCTACTTGCGCTATTCCATGAGCGTGATTGTTGCACGTGCCTTGCCTGATGCGCGTGATGGCTTTAAGCCGGTGCACCGCCGTGTGATGTACAGTATGCATAAGCTCGGCGTGGTGCCGAACAAGCCGACGGTGAAGTCTGCCCGTATCGTGGGTGACGTGATCGGTAAATACCACCCGCATGGCGACTCTGCCGTGTACGAAACCTTGGTGCGTATGGCGCAGGACTTCTCGCTGCGCTACCCGCTGGTGTTCGGTCAAGGTAACTTCGGTTCTATCGACGGTGACGGCGCTGCCGCTATGCGTTACACCGAAGCCAAGATGAACAACATGGGTGCGCTCATGTTGGAAGACTTGGAAAAAGATACCGTGGACATGGGCCCGAACTTCGACGAATCTTTGGAAGAACCGAAGGTTTTGCCGTCTGCTCTCCCGAACATGCTGGTGAACGGTACCACCGGTATTGCCGTGGGTATGGCAACTTCTATGGCTCCGCATAACTTGCGCGAAATTGCAAATGCAATTCATGCGGTGGCTGAAAATCCGGATATTTCTGGCGAAGATCTTTTGCAGTATGTGTCTGGCCCGGACTTCCCGACCGGCGGCGTGATTTGTGGCCGCGCGGGCATCCGCGATGCTTATTTGACGGGACACGGCCGCGTGCGCGTGCGTGCTCGTACTGAAATCGATGTCGATAGCCGTGGTAAGCCGCGCATTGTCGTGAGCGAAATTCCTTACATGGTCAATAAGGCCGAACTCTGTAAGAAGATTGCAGAACTCGTGAAGGACAAGCGCGTTGACGGCATTACCGACATCCGCGATGAATCTAGCCGCGAAGGCATGCGCATCGTGATTGAAATGCGCAAGGATGTGGTGGCTGAAGTTGTTTTGAACAATTTGTTCAAAAATACGCAGCTGCAGACGACGTTCAGCATTTACAACTTGGCGCTCGTCAACAACCTGCCGAAGCTCCTGACGCTTAAGGAACTCATTCAGGTTTACGTGGATCACCGCTTGGATGTGATTACGCGTTCTACTCAGTTTGACTTGAACAAGGCCGAAGCACGACTCCACATTATTGAAGGCCTGCGTATTGCAACGCAGAACATCGATGAAGTGGTGCAGATTATCAAGTCGAGTCCGACGACCGAAGCTGCGAAGACTGCCTTGCAGGACCGCTTCAACCTCGACGAAATCCAGTCCCAGGCTATCGTGGACATGCGTCTTGCTCAGCTCACGGGCCTGAACTTGGAAAAGTTGGAAAACGAATACAACGAACTCGTTGCTACCGTTGCCGACTTGAAGGATATTTTGGAAAAGCGCGAACGCCGCGTGAAGATTATGCTCGACCGTCTCGATGCAATCGTCGACAAGTGTGGCGATGACCGCCGTACTTCTATCGAAGATGCTGTCGATGACTACGATTACGAAGACCTGATTGCCGAAGAAGAACAGGTGATTACGCTCAGCCGCGAAGGCTACATCAAGCGCTTGCCGATCGATACCTTCAAGGCCCAGAACCGTGGCGGCAAGGGCATTATCGGCGCAACTCTCAAGGAAGAAGACAACGTCGAACAGATCTTTACCGCAAGCACCCACAGCTACCTGCTGGTGTTTACGAACAAGGGTCGCGCTTACTGGACCAAGGTTTACCGACTCCCCGAAGGAACCCGCAACGGCAAGGGCCGCCCGATTATCAACTTTATCGGTCTTACCGAAGGCGAAAAGGTACAGGCGATTGTGCCGGTGCGCAAGTTCGGTGGTTACTTCTGTCTCGTGTTTGCGACTAAGAAGGGTGTCATCAACAAGATGGACCTCACGTTGTTCAGCCGTCCGCGTAAAGCGGGCGTGAACGCCATCAGCTTGGACGAAGACGATGAATTGGTGAAGGTTCAGCTCGTGGGCATGTCTGCCGAAGACTTCAAGGCTAGCCAGGCTGCCGAAGGCGAAGAAGCCGATGCTGAAGCCGAAACACAGGCTGCCGAGGCCGCCATCGCCGAGGAATCCGAAGACGCCGAAGATATCGAAGGCCGCCCGATTCCGAAGGACCTCTTGATGCTTGCGACCAAGAACGGTCAGGCCGTGACCTTCCCGATCAGCTGCTTCCGCGCCATGGGCCGCGGCACGCACGGCGTGAAGGGCATTACCTTGGCCGAAGGCGACGAAGTGATTTCTCTGTTGTGGCTCAAGGCCGGCAACAAGATCGTGACCATTACCGAAAACGGCTACGGCAAGCGCAGCGAACCTTCGACTTACCGCATTACCCGTCGCGGTAGCAAGGGCGTGCGCAACCTGAACGTGACCGATAAGGTGGGCGCCGCCGTATTCGTCGAAAGTGTCGCTGACGACTACGACTTGATCATTACCAGCCGCGAAGGCCAGGTAATTCGTATCAAGGCAGCCGATATCCGCCTCACGGGCCGTAATGCTCAGGGCGTCAAGGCCATCAGCCTGCGCGAAGGCGATGTGGTGCAAGATGCTACCGCACTCCCGAGCGTCGAGGATATCGAACAAGATAGCGCCGAGGCGAAGGAAACCTTCGACAAGGTGGAAGGCGTCGAAGTCGACGACGATTCTGTCGAAAAGATCGAAGACAAGCCGGAACAGCAGATTGGAGTTCCTTCTTCTGACGAAGAATAG
- a CDS encoding glycoside hydrolase family 11 protein: MKTLFKSGVKVGLALTLGVAGAYAQDFCSNAKHSGQSVQISSNKVGQIGDIGYELWDENGHGGSATFYSDGSMDCTITGAKDYLCRAGLSLGSNKTYKELGGDMIAEFKLVKTQAQNVGYSYIGVYGWMEGVPGTASNLVEYYVIDNTLANDMPGSWIGNERKGTITVDGGTYTVYRNTRTGPAIKNSGNVTFYQYFSVRTSPRDCGSINISEHMRQWEKMGMTMGKLYEAKVLGEAGNVNGEVRNGRMDFPHAKVYVSNGSSGGDTPKSSSSAAVAKSSSSKGGSTVSGKIDACKDKMGHEGKETRTQGQNNSSVTGNVGSSPYHYEIWYQGGNNSMTFYDNGTYKASWNGTNDFLARVGFKYDEKSTYSDVGPIDAYFNWSKQGNAGGYNYIGIYGWTVDPLVEYYIVDDWFSEPGANLLGSKKGEFTVDGATYEVYQNMRYNAPSIKGDQTFPQFFSKRKGARSCGHIDITAHFKKWEELGMKMGKMYEAKVLVEAGGGSGSFDVSYFKMTDKKHPLEVAVEESSSSETPKSSSSKDEKKSSSSEKVKSSSSKGTIGIAPVEFAVHEISGKFQVLDMQGRYLGNVEVQAGSNMKDVLFAKFHKPGVYMVKQGSFLNTVRVNR, translated from the coding sequence ATGAAAACTCTATTCAAATCTGGCGTCAAAGTTGGTTTGGCTTTGACCTTGGGTGTAGCCGGAGCTTATGCTCAGGACTTCTGCAGCAACGCTAAACATTCTGGCCAATCTGTGCAGATTTCTTCGAACAAAGTCGGTCAAATCGGTGATATCGGTTACGAACTTTGGGACGAAAACGGCCATGGCGGTAGCGCTACGTTCTATAGCGATGGTTCCATGGATTGTACCATTACGGGCGCCAAGGACTATCTCTGCCGTGCAGGTCTTTCCCTCGGCAGTAACAAGACCTATAAGGAGCTTGGCGGCGACATGATTGCCGAATTCAAGCTCGTGAAGACTCAGGCTCAAAATGTGGGTTACTCCTACATCGGTGTTTATGGCTGGATGGAAGGCGTTCCCGGAACTGCTAGTAACCTGGTCGAATACTATGTGATTGATAATACCCTCGCCAATGACATGCCGGGTAGCTGGATTGGTAACGAAAGAAAGGGTACCATTACGGTTGATGGCGGTACCTACACGGTTTACCGCAATACCCGTACGGGTCCGGCTATTAAGAATAGCGGCAACGTGACATTCTATCAGTATTTCAGCGTGCGTACTTCTCCGCGTGACTGCGGTTCCATCAATATTTCCGAACACATGAGACAGTGGGAAAAGATGGGCATGACCATGGGTAAGCTTTACGAAGCCAAGGTGCTTGGTGAAGCCGGTAACGTGAATGGCGAAGTCCGCAACGGTCGTATGGACTTCCCCCATGCCAAGGTCTATGTGTCTAATGGCAGCAGTGGTGGCGACACTCCGAAGTCTAGCTCTTCTGCTGCTGTAGCAAAGTCCAGCTCTTCTAAGGGTGGCAGCACTGTTTCTGGTAAGATTGACGCCTGTAAGGATAAGATGGGTCACGAAGGCAAGGAAACGAGGACCCAGGGCCAGAACAATTCGAGCGTGACGGGTAATGTCGGCAGCTCTCCGTACCACTATGAAATCTGGTACCAGGGCGGCAACAACTCCATGACGTTCTACGACAATGGTACTTACAAGGCCAGCTGGAACGGCACCAACGACTTCCTTGCCCGTGTCGGCTTCAAGTATGACGAAAAATCGACATACAGTGATGTTGGCCCCATCGATGCATACTTCAATTGGAGTAAGCAGGGTAATGCCGGTGGCTACAACTACATCGGTATCTATGGTTGGACGGTTGATCCGCTCGTAGAATACTACATCGTGGACGACTGGTTCAGCGAACCGGGTGCAAATCTTCTGGGTTCCAAGAAGGGTGAGTTCACGGTTGATGGCGCTACCTATGAAGTTTATCAGAACATGCGCTACAACGCCCCCTCTATCAAGGGTGACCAGACCTTCCCGCAGTTCTTCAGCAAGCGTAAGGGAGCTCGTTCTTGCGGCCATATCGATATTACCGCTCACTTCAAGAAGTGGGAAGAACTCGGCATGAAGATGGGTAAGATGTACGAAGCCAAGGTGCTCGTTGAAGCCGGTGGCGGTTCGGGTTCGTTCGACGTCTCCTACTTCAAGATGACCGACAAGAAGCATCCTCTTGAAGTTGCCGTGGAAGAATCCAGCTCTTCTGAAACTCCGAAGTCCAGTTCCAGCAAGGACGAAAAGAAGTCTAGCTCTAGCGAAAAGGTGAAGAGCTCTTCTAGCAAGGGTACTATCGGTATCGCTCCGGTGGAATTTGCAGTGCACGAAATCAGCGGCAAGTTCCAGGTACTCGACATGCAGGGCCGTTACTTGGGTAATGTGGAAGTGCAGGCCGGCAGCAACATGAAGGATGTGCTGTTCGCCAAGTTCCACAAGCCGGGTGTGTACATGGTCAAGCAGGGTAGCTTCCTGAACACGGTCAGGGTCAACCGCTAA
- a CDS encoding glycoside hydrolase family 11 protein — protein sequence MKTNLFVKTGLVLAFGLATSAFAQTESFCSTAAHSGQSVKVSSNKTGQIGDIGYELWDENGYGGDATFYSDGSMECNISGAKDYLCRAGLSLGSNKTYDQLDGDMIAEFKLIKNNAQNVGYSYIGIYGWMEGVPGTASQLVEYYVIDNTLANDMPGSWIGNERKGTINVDGGTYTVYRNTRTGPAIKNSGNVTFYQYFSVRTSPRDCGTINISEHMRQWEKMGLTMGKLYEAKVLGEAGNVNGEVRSGHMDFPHARVYVGSYVPPEPPKPIERKAFGGTPASIPGTIEAENFDEGNQDSTYGGSSVPSTAEGIDASYRGSDYSNIGIVSSGTGKVLGYTTADQWMEYTVNVAEDGEYDIVASVSNGSGAGKLNLAIDGKQIASLSFTGTSNDWDAYEDATGKATLTKGQHVLRITIANDNTNVDYVKFSKDGGEPLAIAADLRLNAAGKTYQVFDMQGRALGKVDVAAGASIADALFAKFQQTGVYMVKQGSKLNLVRVTR from the coding sequence ATGAAAACCAATCTTTTTGTTAAAACAGGCTTGGTGCTTGCCTTTGGGCTTGCAACCAGTGCTTTCGCTCAGACTGAAAGTTTCTGCAGCACCGCTGCACACTCGGGTCAGTCTGTGAAGGTCTCTTCGAACAAGACCGGTCAAATCGGTGATATCGGTTACGAACTTTGGGACGAAAACGGCTATGGTGGTGATGCAACCTTCTATAGCGACGGTTCCATGGAATGTAACATTTCCGGTGCTAAGGACTATCTCTGCCGCGCGGGTCTTTCCCTCGGCAGTAACAAGACTTACGATCAGCTTGATGGTGACATGATTGCCGAATTCAAGCTCATCAAGAACAATGCACAGAATGTGGGTTATTCCTACATCGGTATTTACGGCTGGATGGAAGGCGTTCCCGGAACGGCTAGCCAGTTGGTGGAATACTACGTGATTGACAATACCCTCGCCAATGATATGCCGGGTAGCTGGATTGGTAACGAAAGAAAGGGTACTATTAATGTTGACGGCGGTACCTATACGGTTTATCGTAACACTCGTACGGGTCCGGCTATTAAGAACTCCGGTAACGTCACGTTCTATCAGTATTTCAGCGTGCGTACTTCTCCGCGCGATTGCGGTACCATCAATATTTCCGAACACATGAGACAGTGGGAAAAGATGGGCCTGACCATGGGTAAGCTTTACGAAGCCAAGGTGCTCGGTGAAGCTGGTAACGTGAATGGTGAAGTTCGCAGCGGTCACATGGACTTCCCGCATGCTAGGGTTTATGTGGGTTCCTATGTTCCGCCTGAACCGCCGAAGCCGATCGAACGCAAGGCGTTTGGTGGTACCCCGGCTTCTATTCCGGGCACCATCGAAGCCGAAAACTTTGACGAAGGTAACCAGGATTCTACTTACGGTGGCTCTAGTGTTCCGAGCACTGCAGAAGGCATTGATGCATCCTATCGTGGCTCTGATTACAGCAATATCGGTATTGTTTCTAGCGGTACTGGCAAGGTTCTCGGTTACACGACTGCTGACCAGTGGATGGAATATACTGTGAATGTTGCTGAAGATGGCGAATACGATATCGTGGCTTCTGTTTCGAATGGTTCCGGTGCTGGCAAGTTGAACCTCGCTATCGATGGCAAGCAGATAGCTTCGCTCTCCTTCACGGGTACAAGCAACGATTGGGATGCCTATGAAGACGCTACCGGTAAGGCTACGCTCACCAAGGGTCAGCATGTTCTTCGCATCACGATTGCCAACGACAACACCAACGTTGACTACGTGAAGTTCAGCAAGGATGGTGGCGAACCGCTGGCTATCGCAGCTGACCTCCGTCTGAATGCAGCTGGCAAGACCTATCAGGTATTTGACATGCAGGGTCGCGCTCTCGGCAAGGTTGATGTTGCCGCCGGTGCTTCCATCGCTGACGCTCTCTTTGCTAAGTTCCAGCAGACCGGTGTCTATATGGTGAAGCAGGGTAGCAAGCTTAATCTGGTGCGTGTAACTCGCTAA
- the rfbD gene encoding dTDP-4-dehydrorhamnose reductase, whose product MKFFVTGVGGQLGHDVMNELAKRGHTGVGSDMAPAYSGVADGSAVTTMPYVQLDITDSVAVDKALSEIKPDAVIHCAAWTAVDMAEDDANVAKVRAVNAGGTQNIADACKRLGCKMTYISTDYVFNGQGTEPWQPDCKDYKPLNVYGQTKLEGELAVANTLSKYFIVRIAWVFGLNGKNFIKTMLNVGKTHDTVRVVNDQIGTPTYTLDLSRLLIDMNETEKYGYYHATNEGGFISWYDFTCEIYKQAGLSTKVLPVTTAEYGLSKAARPFNSRLDKSKLVANGFKPLPTWQDALARYLKEIGG is encoded by the coding sequence ATGAAATTCTTTGTGACAGGTGTTGGTGGCCAGCTGGGTCACGATGTAATGAATGAACTTGCAAAGCGTGGGCACACGGGTGTGGGCTCCGATATGGCGCCTGCCTACAGCGGTGTCGCCGACGGTTCTGCTGTTACGACCATGCCTTACGTGCAGCTCGACATTACGGACTCTGTCGCCGTCGACAAGGCTCTTTCTGAAATCAAGCCCGATGCCGTGATTCACTGTGCCGCATGGACTGCTGTCGACATGGCCGAAGACGATGCCAACGTGGCGAAGGTCCGCGCGGTAAATGCCGGCGGTACGCAGAACATTGCCGATGCCTGCAAACGCCTCGGTTGCAAGATGACTTACATCAGCACCGACTACGTGTTCAACGGTCAGGGCACGGAGCCCTGGCAGCCCGATTGCAAGGATTACAAGCCTCTCAACGTTTACGGCCAGACCAAGCTCGAAGGCGAACTCGCTGTCGCCAATACGCTTTCCAAGTATTTCATCGTGCGAATCGCCTGGGTGTTCGGCCTGAACGGCAAGAATTTTATCAAGACCATGCTGAACGTGGGCAAGACTCACGATACCGTGCGCGTGGTGAATGACCAGATCGGTACGCCCACCTACACGTTGGACCTTTCGCGCCTGCTCATCGACATGAACGAAACCGAAAAGTACGGCTACTATCACGCCACCAACGAAGGCGGATTCATCAGCTGGTACGACTTTACCTGCGAAATCTACAAGCAGGCCGGCCTTTCTACCAAGGTGCTGCCGGTAACCACAGCTGAATATGGTCTGAGCAAGGCCGCGCGCCCCTTCAACAGCCGCCTCGACAAGAGCAAACTCGTTGCAAACGGCTTCAAGCCGCTCCCGACTTGGCAAGACGCCCTCGCTCGTTACCTCAAGGAAATCGGAGGCTAA
- the hrpA gene encoding ATP-dependent RNA helicase HrpA has translation MSLKIDYPELPVVEHREEFFEMLEKHQVVIVKADTGSGKSTQLPKFLLEWFANSSEKTQSFKIGVTEPRRLAAISIADRLREELKDETLVSTKIRFWEQGQSDAPIKVMTDGILLQEFRRDRLFHQYSAVVIDEAHERSLNIDILLGIFKTVLQARPEFKLIVASATLDAKLFEEFYDNSCVLEAEGRMYPVDIEYYFDADGGVLGRDISGKGDSGLIEEARDAILDLESRHRDHLLCFLPTERDIQDLAGELAHELDSATFDVLPLFGRMSPEEQRRIFKNSGKTRVVLATNIAETSLTIPGIAYVVDTGMARISRYNAQSRIQGLPVEEISKASARQRTGRAGRVKPGVCIRLYSPENFEKRDEFTEPEIRRSNLANVVLQLRSLGLELENFPFLQSPPHSAFRGAYKTLFELGALTADNSSGHVTKLGREMTRLPMDVSLSAVLLRARESGVLQPALIVCSALSIQDPRVVPGEEPERTRIRQLHRKFAGHKSDFLTFVSMWNAFCAEWDGKSWNKLRKFCDKFSMHFLRCREWIDLYDQFSRILEVKFDKRECPLDSFHADNLHIALLSGFLGGVARRDIENGCYRLVSGRETHVFPGSDLYGKSVEWLFSAEVRETSRIFLNKGAEIKPEWIMQVAEPFCTRRWFMPTWNQERGFVEAVEEVSFRGLVISRGHRVDYARVNPDECAEIFWREAVVLGQMARPFAFMTHNERVVEDLHGLEARKRQFGLAPSEDALVDYYVRIAPRVNSIKTLKDYIREHTDQFLKFDAKFWLDQNETGVSYTDSGFSNRAFDALAKGDKKKGPKPQEPQLGGSLEQFRIECLDGSSRMVVGEMVFDATKEYDGITLDLPYDLIPQLTPAKLALSIHQWREWMIESIVREMPKAAKKQLENRRTFIDDAFCDRLKAAPHKSPMVSLYEVFAGIKQLDCDIPTVTPEKENHLRLHAKIFKTGFPEKFACEINPEWGSFNLFAAVRPIVVTFGIDFALGDMRFGWRLGESALMTPAESAFWQNFRKRVEGRANSSVDATASEAAAQALITDRLNLLETGGLYSDGFKTALKAWVLKSLAADNLDANRCVRFTGLEFSRGKKINDFKNLAATSRSEDDEVRLALVRATYESALLGAESFVAYWDILREFSVAMRQGGDHARDAIAALTASHKFIAKIIALYSPDSPENTLFERISALAGALASQISAPDGQNSRTSVVTPQSADRPDLSVKSLREKFRPFLKARFMKDHELKNARDLLSKMERLSQDDPEYPELYLQASALLESFEVLKFKRKGDDSEEVIEVDALAKLKGRFGRL, from the coding sequence ATGAGTCTAAAAATCGACTACCCAGAGCTTCCCGTCGTTGAACATCGGGAAGAATTTTTTGAGATGCTCGAAAAGCATCAGGTGGTGATTGTTAAGGCAGACACCGGTTCTGGAAAGTCGACGCAGCTCCCGAAATTTTTGTTAGAGTGGTTCGCAAACTCGAGTGAGAAAACGCAATCATTCAAAATTGGCGTCACGGAGCCGAGGCGCTTGGCTGCAATCTCGATTGCGGACCGCTTGCGTGAAGAACTGAAAGACGAAACGCTTGTGAGTACCAAGATTCGTTTCTGGGAACAAGGCCAGAGCGATGCTCCCATCAAGGTCATGACCGATGGTATCTTGCTGCAGGAATTCCGCCGCGACAGACTCTTTCACCAGTATTCGGCGGTCGTGATTGACGAAGCGCATGAACGCTCGCTGAATATCGACATCTTGCTTGGCATTTTCAAGACGGTTTTGCAGGCCCGCCCTGAATTCAAACTGATTGTGGCCTCGGCAACGCTCGATGCCAAGCTTTTCGAAGAATTTTACGACAACAGTTGCGTGCTCGAAGCCGAGGGCCGCATGTACCCGGTCGACATCGAGTATTATTTTGATGCCGACGGCGGTGTGCTCGGTCGCGATATTTCGGGCAAGGGTGATTCGGGCCTGATTGAAGAAGCCCGCGACGCGATTTTGGATTTGGAATCTCGCCATCGCGACCATTTGCTGTGCTTCTTGCCGACCGAACGCGACATTCAAGATTTAGCGGGGGAGCTTGCGCACGAACTGGATAGCGCAACTTTCGACGTGCTCCCGCTTTTCGGACGCATGAGTCCCGAAGAACAGCGCCGCATTTTCAAGAATTCGGGCAAGACTCGTGTAGTGCTTGCCACAAACATTGCTGAAACTTCACTCACGATTCCGGGAATTGCCTACGTGGTCGATACGGGCATGGCCCGCATCTCGCGATACAATGCGCAGTCGAGAATCCAGGGGCTCCCGGTCGAAGAAATTTCGAAGGCGAGTGCCCGGCAGCGCACAGGGCGCGCGGGGCGCGTAAAGCCTGGCGTATGTATTCGACTTTATTCGCCGGAGAATTTCGAGAAGCGAGACGAGTTTACGGAGCCGGAAATCCGGCGCAGTAATCTCGCGAATGTCGTTTTGCAATTGCGCAGCCTCGGGCTGGAACTGGAAAATTTCCCGTTCCTGCAATCGCCGCCGCATTCGGCATTCCGCGGCGCGTACAAGACGCTTTTTGAACTCGGCGCGTTGACTGCGGACAATTCCAGCGGTCATGTGACTAAGCTTGGCCGCGAAATGACGCGGCTCCCGATGGACGTTTCGCTTTCGGCTGTACTTTTGCGGGCCCGAGAATCCGGCGTTTTGCAGCCGGCGCTCATCGTCTGCTCGGCCCTTAGCATTCAGGACCCGCGCGTTGTCCCCGGCGAAGAGCCGGAACGTACCCGAATCCGCCAGCTGCACCGCAAATTTGCGGGTCACAAAAGCGATTTTCTGACTTTTGTAAGCATGTGGAATGCCTTCTGCGCCGAATGGGATGGCAAATCTTGGAACAAGCTTCGCAAATTCTGCGACAAGTTCAGCATGCATTTCTTGCGTTGTCGCGAATGGATTGATTTGTATGACCAGTTCAGCCGCATTCTCGAAGTCAAGTTCGACAAGCGTGAATGCCCGCTCGACAGTTTCCATGCCGACAACTTGCACATTGCCCTTCTTTCCGGATTCCTTGGGGGCGTTGCTCGTCGCGATATCGAAAACGGTTGCTACCGCCTAGTGAGCGGGCGCGAAACCCATGTGTTCCCGGGCAGTGACCTTTACGGCAAGAGTGTGGAATGGCTCTTTAGTGCCGAAGTTCGCGAAACGAGCCGCATCTTCTTGAACAAGGGTGCCGAAATCAAGCCCGAATGGATTATGCAGGTGGCAGAACCGTTCTGCACACGCCGCTGGTTCATGCCGACCTGGAATCAGGAACGCGGATTTGTGGAAGCGGTCGAAGAAGTAAGCTTCAGGGGCCTTGTGATCAGTCGCGGGCACCGAGTGGATTACGCTCGCGTGAATCCGGACGAATGTGCCGAAATCTTTTGGCGCGAGGCTGTGGTGCTCGGGCAAATGGCACGCCCGTTTGCCTTCATGACCCACAACGAGCGCGTGGTCGAAGACTTGCACGGGCTCGAGGCTCGCAAACGCCAATTCGGGTTGGCCCCCAGCGAAGACGCCCTGGTCGATTACTACGTGCGCATTGCCCCGCGGGTCAATTCCATCAAAACGCTTAAGGACTACATTCGCGAACATACTGACCAGTTCCTGAAATTCGACGCCAAATTCTGGCTGGACCAGAACGAAACAGGTGTCAGCTACACAGATTCGGGTTTCAGCAATCGCGCCTTCGATGCCTTGGCGAAGGGTGACAAGAAAAAGGGCCCCAAGCCGCAGGAACCGCAGCTCGGCGGTTCCCTTGAACAGTTCCGAATCGAATGTCTCGACGGTTCTAGTCGCATGGTCGTGGGCGAGATGGTCTTTGATGCGACCAAGGAATATGACGGCATTACGCTGGACCTGCCTTATGACTTGATTCCGCAGCTGACGCCTGCGAAACTGGCGCTTTCCATTCACCAATGGCGCGAATGGATGATTGAATCCATCGTGCGCGAAATGCCCAAGGCCGCTAAAAAGCAACTCGAAAATCGCCGGACTTTCATTGACGATGCTTTCTGTGACCGCCTGAAGGCGGCTCCGCACAAGTCGCCCATGGTCTCGCTGTACGAAGTCTTTGCCGGAATCAAGCAACTCGATTGCGACATTCCGACCGTGACGCCCGAAAAGGAAAATCACCTGCGCTTGCATGCCAAGATTTTCAAGACTGGCTTCCCGGAGAAATTTGCCTGCGAGATTAATCCGGAATGGGGGAGTTTCAATTTGTTTGCTGCGGTCCGCCCGATTGTGGTGACCTTCGGCATCGATTTTGCGCTGGGCGACATGCGCTTTGGCTGGCGTCTCGGCGAATCGGCCCTCATGACTCCGGCAGAATCCGCCTTCTGGCAGAACTTCCGCAAGCGGGTGGAAGGTCGCGCAAATTCCTCGGTCGACGCAACCGCGTCCGAAGCCGCCGCGCAGGCCCTCATTACCGACCGCCTGAATCTGCTCGAAACCGGCGGACTCTATTCCGACGGATTCAAGACGGCCCTGAAGGCCTGGGTGCTCAAGTCGCTTGCCGCCGACAACCTGGATGCTAACCGTTGTGTGCGCTTTACCGGCCTGGAATTTTCCCGCGGCAAGAAAATCAACGATTTCAAGAATCTCGCTGCGACCTCGCGCAGCGAAGATGACGAGGTGCGCCTCGCCCTAGTGCGTGCGACTTACGAGTCGGCCCTGCTCGGCGCCGAATCCTTCGTTGCCTATTGGGACATTCTTCGCGAATTCTCGGTCGCCATGCGCCAAGGTGGCGACCACGCCCGCGACGCCATCGCCGCTTTGACCGCGAGCCACAAGTTTATCGCCAAAATCATCGCGCTTTATTCGCCCGATAGCCCAGAAAACACGCTTTTCGAGCGAATTTCCGCCCTCGCCGGCGCGCTCGCCTCCCAAATCAGCGCTCCTGACGGCCAGAACAGCCGTACTTCCGTCGTCACGCCTCAGTCTGCGGACCGCCCAGACCTTTCGGTCAAGTCCCTCCGCGAAAAGTTCCGGCCCTTCCTCAAGGCTCGCTTCATGAAGGACCACGAGCTCAAAAACGCTCGCGACCTGCTTTCGAAAATGGAACGCCTCTCGCAAGACGACCCCGAGTATCCGGAACTCTACCTGCAGGCCAGCGCCTTGCTCGAAAGTTTTGAAGTGCTCAAGTTTAAGCGCAAGGGCGACGATTCTGAAGAAGTAATCGAAGTCGATGCCCTCGCGAAACTCAAGGGCCGCTTCGGACGACTCTAG